One Salinibacter sp. 10B genomic window, CATCCGGGCCGGGACCGTAGGGGATGGACCAAGTACTCAGTCACGGTGGTTTCGTCGAGTACGAGCTCTTTCTTTCGTCACAACATCGACCTCCAACGACGAGGGATGACATACACGGAAAAAGGACTCCCCGCCACGATCATCGTGCCGCAGTACTAATGCCTTGGAGCGGTCACGGTTGGTCGGGGCCGCTCCAGTCGAAGTTCATGTGCTTGCTCGACTGGCCGGTTCGTTCCCACTGGAGATCGAAGCCTTCCGCCTGATCTGCGACGGCCACGCCCTGTGTGGCCACGGCGCTAGGCCCCACCTCGCTGCCCGGCGGATTGTGAACTTGCACCCGCTCGTTGAAGGACGTCGTCGGGCCGGAGAGCGCTTCCGCGCGTGCCTCCACGTGTCCCGGAATACGCGCGCTCCACCATTCGAGGTCATCGGCGATCTCGAACTCGATCGGCACGAACTCAAGGCCGCGCATCTCCACGATCAACTCGCTGAACTGCGCAGGCCACCCGCCTGCTTCGCCACCGAAGATCAACTGTAGCGCCTCTCGTTGCCGTTCATCGGCCCGCTCATCGACAAACATCCCGGCGGTGGCCCCGGCGAAATCATCTGCCCACGGGTTTCCAGTGAAAGAGGCCAGGGCAAGCACGTTTAAGTCGTCGACCACCACATCCCCGTAGTGTCCTTCGCGAATGTGCCATACCATTGTCCCTTCACATTCTCCGCCAGTCGGTGTCTGGGCGAAGTAGCATGGACACGGAATATTGCACTTGCAAACGTCGAACCAGTCCCCCTTCAATTTCCATTGCTCAATGCTTTCCATGCTATTCTCCTCCTTCGATGGGGCTTACACTCACATACAACGCTATGGACTGGAGGACTTGTCTTTGAAAGCATTACCTCGAAAGCGGGCCTCAGCCGATGGCGCCTCCTTCTGTACGAGATCGGTCAAAATGCACACGGAATACTCGCATATGGTATCACATGGCACCGTCCTCAAGTGGCGTGGCTCGGAGAGGCGTCCACACTTATCCAAGGCCCGTCAGCAGCACCGACTGATGAGGCGAGACGTTATGAACCGGGAGCCCACCGTGTCTAACACACCCAACTCGATGACTCCAGTCCAACAATTCCTCCCCTCATCTCCGAATGAAAGCGCAGTCCCCTGAACATGAGGCGATGCTACCCGAAAACGTCCCTCCAATCCCGCGGCCCGAATCCAGAGCGGAGGCGCGGCTTCTATTGCTTTGCCTCGAGGTGGGTCTGATCCCCACCTACAAGCATGCCTCTGAAGGAAGCGACAGTAAGACACACGAGCGCCAGAAGGGAAACTTCAGCCAGGCGAATCTCGGTCTTTCAGAAG contains:
- a CDS encoding DUF1326 domain-containing protein, which codes for MESIEQWKLKGDWFDVCKCNIPCPCYFAQTPTGGECEGTMVWHIREGHYGDVVVDDLNVLALASFTGNPWADDFAGATAGMFVDERADERQREALQLIFGGEAGGWPAQFSELIVEMRGLEFVPIEFEIADDLEWWSARIPGHVEARAEALSGPTTSFNERVQVHNPPGSEVGPSAVATQGVAVADQAEGFDLQWERTGQSSKHMNFDWSGPDQP